One genomic region from Falco rusticolus isolate bFalRus1 chromosome 19, bFalRus1.pri, whole genome shotgun sequence encodes:
- the ANKRD52 gene encoding serine/threonine-protein phosphatase 6 regulatory ankyrin repeat subunit C: MGILSITDQPPLVQAIFNRDIEEVRSLLNQKENINVLDQERRTPLHAAAYIGDVAILELLILSGANVNAKDTVWLTPLHRAAASRNEKALHLLLKHSADVNARDKYWQTPLHVAAANRATKCVEAIIPLLSTVNVADRTGRTALHHAVHSGHLEMVNLLLNKGASLSTCDKKDRQPIHWAAFLGHLEVLKLLVARGADVMCKDKKGYTLLHTAAASGQIEVVRHLLRLGVEIDEPNSFGNTALHIACYMGQDAVANELVNYGANVNQPNEKGFTPLHFAAVSTNGALCLELLVNNGADVNFQSKEGKSPLHMAAIHGRFTRSQILIQNGSEIDCADKYGNTPLHVAARYGHELLISTLMTNGADTARRGIHDMFPLHLAVLFGFSDCCRKLLSSGQLYSIVSSLSNEHVLSAGFDINTPDNLGRTCLHAAASGGNVECLNLLLSSGADLRRRDKFGRTPLHYAAANGSYQCTVTLVTAGASINEADCKGCTPLHYAAASDTYRRAETHSGNSHDTDEEPLKESRLKEAFFCLEFLLDNGADPSLRDKQGYTAVHYAAAYGNRQNLELLLEMSFNCLEDVESTIPVSPLHLAAYNGHCEALKTLAETLVNLDVRDHKGRTALYLATERGSTECVEVLTSHGASALVKERKRKWTPLHAAAANGNTDSLHLLIDSGERADITDVMDIHGQTPLMLAIMNGHVDCVHLLLEKGSTADAADKRGRTALHRGAVTGCEDCLAALLDHDAFVLCRDFKGRTPIHFASACGHLEILRTLLQAALSTDPLDSVVDYSGYSPMHWASYSGHEDCLELLLEHNPFAYLEGNPFTPLHCAVINNQDGTAEMLVEALGAKIVNSRDAKGRTPLHAAAFADNIHGLQLLLRHQAEVDMTDKLGRTPLMMASENGHTAAVEFLLYQAKANITVLDVNKNTALHLACSKGHEKCALLILGETQDLGLINASNSALQMPLHIAARNGLASVVQALLSRGATVLAVDEEGHTPALACAPNKDVADCLALILSTMKPFPPKDAISSFSFNLLKNCGIAAKTAACGALPNGSTCPYSKDRHNAIGLDGCYSE, encoded by the exons cCTCCTCTGGTCCAAGCCATCTTCAACCGCGATATAGAGGAGGTGCGGTCGTTGCTGAATCAGAAGGAGAACATTAATGTATTG GACCAAGAAAGACGAACGCCGCTGCATGCTGCTGCCTACATAGGAGATGTTGCAATCCTCGAGCTCCTAATACTGTCAG GTGCTAATGTTAACGCAAAGGACACTGTTTGGCTCACCCCGTTACACCGCGCTGCGGCTTCTCGTAACGAG AAGGCACTTCACCTCCTCCTGAAGCACTCGGCAGATGTCAATGCCCGTGACAAGTATTGGCAAACGCCTCTGCACGTCGCTGCTGCCAACCGGGCCACCAAGTGTGTGGAGGCCATCATCCCCCTGCTGAGCACTGTCAATGTCGCGGACCGCACGGGCCGCACGGCGCTGCACCATGCCGTGCACAGCGGTCACCTCGAG ATGGTGAACCTGCTGTTGAACAAAGGGGCCAGCCTGAGTACTTGCGACAAGAAGGACCGCCAGCCCATCCACTGGGCAGCTTTCCTGG GGCATTTGGAAGTTCTGAAGCTGCTGGTGGCCCGGGGAGCTGATGTGATGTGTAAGGACAAGAAGGGCTACACCCTGCTgcacactgcagcagccagcggCCAGATCGAAGTTGTGCGTCACCTGCTGAGGCTGGGAGTCGAG ATCGATGAACCAAATTCCTTCGGTAACACTGCACTTCACATTGCCTGTTACATGGGCCAAGATGCCGTGGCCAACGAGCTGGTCAATTACGGCGCCAATGTCAATCAGCCTAACGAGAAGGGCTTCACCCCTCTGCACTTTGCTGCCGTCTCCACCAATGGGGCCCTGTGCCTAGAGCTCCTCGTGAACAACGGGGCCGATGTCAACTTTCAG agtAAGGAAGGGAAGAGCCCTTTGCACATGGCTGCCATTCATGGACGGTTCACGCGTTCACAGATCCTCATTCAGAACG GCAGTGAGATTGACTGTGCTGACAAATACGGCAATACCCCCCTCCACGTTGCTGCTAGATATGGCCACGAGCTGCTAATTAGTACTTTGATGACGAATGGTGCTGACACTGCAAG GCGTGGGATCCACGACATGTTCCCTCTGCACTTAGCTGTTCTCTTTGGATTTTCAGACTGTTGTCGTAAGCTACTTTCCTCAG GTCAGTTGTACAGTATCGTCTCCTCGCTGAGCAATGAGCACGTGCTGTCTGCAGGCTTCGATATCAACACGCCTGACAACCTCGGGAGGACTTGCCTCCACGCTGCTGCTTCTGGAGG GAATGTTGAATGTCTTAATTTGCTGTTGAGCAGCGGTGCTGACTTGAGGAGGAGAGATAAATTCGGAAG gaCTCCACTGCACTACGCAGCTGCCAACGGCAGCTATCAGTGTACAGTGACGCTGGTCACAGCGGGAGCCAGTATTAACGAGGCTGACTGTAAAGGCTGTACCCCCTTACACTATGCTGCTGCTTCGGACACGTACAGGAG AGCAGAGACTCATTCAGGAAACAGCCATGACACTGATGAGGAGCCACTGAAGGAGTCCAGGCTGAAGGAGGCGTTCTT TTGTTTAGAGTTCTTGCTGGATAATGGTGCTGACCCATCCCTCCGGGACAAGCAGGGATATACCGCTGTCCACTATGCAGCTGCGTATGGCAACAGGCAGAACCTTGAACTG cTCCTGGAAATGTCTTTTAACTGCCTGGAGGATGTGGAAAGCACCATTCCAGTCAGCCCTTTGCACTTAGCT GCCTATAATGGTCACTGTGAAGCCCTAAAGACACTTGCTGAAACCCTCGTGAACCTCGACGTGCGGGACCACAAGGGGCGGACGGCGCTGTACCTCGCCACGGAGAGAGGCTCCACGGAGTGCGTGGAGGTGCTCACCAGCCACGGTGCGTCCGCTTTGgtgaaagagaggaagaggaagtgGACCCCTCTCCATGCTGCAG CTGCCAACGGGAACACCGATTCCCTGCACCTCCTGATAGACAGCGGGGAGCGGGCGGACATCACCGACGTCATGGACATCCATGGCCA aaCCCCGCTGATGCTGGCGATCATGAATGGCCACGTTGACTGTGTCCACCTCTTGCTGGAGAAGGGATCCACAGCTGACGCAGCGGACAAGAGGGGGAGGACCGCCCTGCACCGAGGG GCTGTGACGGGCTGTGAGGactgcctggctgccctgctggaCCACGATGCCTTCGTTCTGTGTCGGGATTTCAAAGGCCGGACCCCGATCCACTTTGCGTCGGCGTGCGGGCACTTAGAAATCCTGAggaccctgctgcaggcagctctctCTACTGACCCTCTGGACTCTGTGGTGGACTACAGCGGTTACTCACCGATGCACTGGGCTTCATACAGTG GGCACGAAGATTGTCTTGAATTGTTACTTGAACACAATCCGTTTGCATACCTAGAAGGAAACCCCTTTACTCCATTGCACTGTGCAGT AATTAACAACCAGGACGGCACTGCTGAAATGCTGGTGGAAGCATTAGGTGCCAAGATTGTTAATAGCAGAGATGCCAAAGGAAG GACACCCCTTCAcgctgctgcctttgcagacaACATCCACGGTTTACAGCTGCTCCTGCGCCACCAAGCCGAGGTGGACATGACCGACAAGCTGGGGAGGACCCCCCTCATGATGGCTTCTGAGAACGGGCACACTGCAGCAGTCG AGTTCCTGCTGTAccaagcaaaagcaaatataaCTGTGCTGGATGTCAACAAGAACACAGCTCTTCACCTGGCCTGCAGCAAG GGCCATGAAAAGTGTGCCTTGTTGATCCTGGGGGAAACCCAAGACCTTGGCCTTATCAATGCAAGTAACAGTGCTCTGCAGAT gccGCTCCACATCGCAGCTCGGAACGGGCTGGCCTCCGTCGTCCAGGCCCTGCTCAGCAGAGGTGCCACTGTGCTGGCTGTGGATGAAGAAG GTCATACCCCAGCCTTGGCATGCGCCCCCAACAAGGACGTTGCCGACTGCCTGGCACTTATCCTCTCCACCATGAAGCCTTTCCCACCTAAAGACGCCATCAGCTCTTTCAGCTTCAACCTCCTCAAGAACTGCGGCATTGCAGCCAAAACCGCCGCCTGCGGGGCTCTGCCCAACGGCAGCACCTGCCCCTACAGCAAGGACCGGCACAATGCCATCGGCTTGGACGGCTGTTACTCGGAGTAG